A DNA window from Heterodontus francisci isolate sHetFra1 chromosome 49, sHetFra1.hap1, whole genome shotgun sequence contains the following coding sequences:
- the LOC137358329 gene encoding probable G-protein coupled receptor 139 translates to MDWNATTMDPNLGSEVWKVTTVDQNLRMEDWNAAAMSRSITYLFYFLSAYYHWLTLEFRIKYALVIFQHIYYPILAIIGVPVNLMTIVILSRGKCGLSKCVTRYLVAMAVADLLVIILDLILRHIPIVYPKQFQFLLAIRMCNIHAVLLHAATDCSVWFTVTFTFDRFVAICCQKLKSKYCTEKTAAVVLGTVNVLSCLKNIFWYFMLTGWYSKANRPWFCHANMYVYFSHVWATIEFLHHILTPCVPFLVILMLNSFTIRHILVSSRGRRRLRAHSRRECRRDPELENRRKSIILLLVISANFILLWAVLMVNTMWQRIQDLEPVAPSVPVYLIQFSFMLQLLSCCTNTAIYALTQTQFREQLKNVLTYPFSQIVPLIK, encoded by the exons ATGGACTGGAATGCGACAACAATGGACCCGAATCTGGGATCAGAAGTCTGGAAAGTTACAAcagttgatcagaatctgagaatggaAGATTGGAATGCGGCAGCAATGAGCAGAAGTATAACCTATTTGTTTTATTTTCTTTCTGCATATTATCATTGGCTAACATTAGAATTCCGGATCAAATATGCACTTGTGATTTTTcagcacatttactatcccatccttgctataattggtgtccctg ttaacttgatgacgattgtgatcctgtctcggggaaagtgcgggctctccaaatgtgtcactcgctacttagtggccatggcagtggcggatctacttgtcattatcctcgaccttatattgaggcacattcccattgtttatccaaAACAGTTTCAATTCCTGTTGGCCATACGCATGTGTAATATCCATGCTGTCCTGCTTCATgcagctacagactgttctgtttggtttacggtcaccttcacctttgatcgatttgtggccatttgctgccagaagctgaaaagtaaatattgcaccgagaaaacggcggctgtggttctgggaactgtGAATGTGCTGAGCtgcttaaagaacattttctggtattttatgttgacAGGTTGGTACTCGAAGGCGAACAGACCCTGGTTTTGCCATGCAAATATGTACGTTTATTTCTCTCATGTCTGggcaacaatcgagttcctccatcacattctaaccccttgtgtcccatttttggtgattctgatgctcaattctttcaccatcagacacatcttagtgagcagcagaggtcgcaggagactccgagcccaCAGCAGAAGGGagtgtcgcagagacccagagctggagaatcgaaggaaatccataattttgctgctcgttatctcggccaatttcatactCTTATGGGCTGTGTTAATGGTGAATACGATGTGGCAAAGAATACAGGATTTGGAGCCGGTGGCTCCATCAGTACCCGTTTATCTGATACAATttagcttcatgctgcagctcctgagttgctgcacaaacactgcgatttatgcactgacccagactcagttcagagagcagttgaagaatgtgctgacatATCCCTTTTCTCAAATTGTTCCATTAATTAAATAA